The proteins below are encoded in one region of Paracoccus sp. N5:
- a CDS encoding AraC family transcriptional regulator has translation MQPDLELVHIRKGESFAAWMHGYPFRTVRWHYHPEYEIHLVNATSGTFYIGDHVGAFAPGQLIMTGPNLPQNWISDIQPGEIVPLRSLVIQFPEAFIEDACAAMPEMEALRPLLDRSRRGILFDDATSARIRPLVERLIEAQGIRRLALFWEILDILAEARDYEVLASLSFELDLSKINDSGINRALTYLREHLTEQIEEAELAAMVGQSQSAFSRAFKRHTGTTLVRYRNQLRVDLACQMLLADPGSKVAEICYEVGFSNLSNFNRHFLKLKGISPSQFRATFAAQKAAVIAD, from the coding sequence ATGCAACCCGATCTGGAACTGGTCCACATCCGCAAGGGCGAATCCTTCGCCGCGTGGATGCATGGCTATCCGTTCCGCACGGTGCGCTGGCACTACCACCCCGAATATGAAATCCACCTGGTCAACGCCACCTCGGGCACCTTCTACATCGGCGACCATGTCGGCGCCTTCGCGCCGGGCCAGCTGATCATGACCGGCCCGAACCTGCCGCAGAACTGGATCAGCGACATCCAGCCAGGCGAGATCGTGCCGCTGCGCTCGCTGGTGATCCAGTTCCCCGAGGCCTTCATCGAGGACGCCTGCGCCGCCATGCCCGAGATGGAGGCGCTGCGCCCGCTCTTGGACCGCTCGCGCCGCGGCATCCTGTTCGACGACGCCACCAGCGCCCGCATCCGGCCGCTGGTCGAGCGGCTGATCGAGGCGCAGGGCATCCGCCGGCTGGCGCTGTTCTGGGAAATCCTCGACATCCTGGCCGAGGCCCGCGACTATGAGGTGCTGGCCAGCCTCAGCTTCGAACTGGACCTCAGCAAGATCAACGACAGCGGCATCAACCGCGCCCTGACCTATCTGCGCGAGCACCTGACTGAGCAGATCGAGGAGGCCGAGCTTGCCGCCATGGTCGGGCAAAGCCAAAGCGCCTTTTCCCGCGCCTTCAAGCGCCATACCGGCACGACCCTGGTGCGCTATCGCAACCAACTGCGCGTCGATCTGGCCTGCCAGATGCTGCTGGCCGATCCGGGCAGCAAGGTGGCCGAGATCTGCTATGAGGTCGGATTTTCGAACCTGTCGAACTTCAACCGGCATTTCCTGAAACTGAAGGGGATCTCTCCTTCGCAGTTCCGGGCCACCTTCGCGGCCCAGAAAGCGGCGGTCATCGCCGACTGA
- a CDS encoding ABC transporter substrate-binding protein, which produces MTSKLLTASAALALLAAPALAQDKLKIGMTFQELNNPYFVSMQEALNEAAASLGAEVVVTDAGHDVAKQISDVEDMLQQNIDILLLNPTDSAGIEAAVHAAKAAGVTVVAVDANANGPVDTFVGSKNRDAGYMSCKYLGEAIGGKGEVAILDGIPVVPILQRVEGCKAALEEFPEITLVDTQNGRQDRSVALGVVENMIQSKPNLAGIFSVNDGGAMGALAAIQGSGKDIKLTSVDGAPEAVKAITEGGPFIETTAQFPRDQVRVGLAMALAQKWGARVVPKEVPIDVMVVDKENAADFSW; this is translated from the coding sequence ATGACATCGAAACTTCTCACCGCCTCGGCCGCGCTGGCGCTGCTGGCCGCCCCGGCGCTCGCGCAGGACAAGCTCAAGATCGGCATGACCTTCCAAGAGCTGAACAACCCCTATTTCGTCTCCATGCAGGAGGCGCTGAACGAGGCCGCCGCCTCCTTGGGCGCCGAGGTGGTGGTGACCGATGCCGGCCATGACGTCGCCAAGCAGATCTCGGACGTCGAGGATATGCTGCAACAGAACATCGACATCCTGCTGCTGAACCCGACCGACAGCGCCGGGATCGAGGCCGCCGTGCATGCCGCCAAGGCCGCCGGCGTCACCGTGGTCGCGGTCGATGCGAATGCGAACGGCCCGGTCGACACCTTCGTCGGCTCGAAGAACCGCGATGCCGGCTATATGTCCTGCAAATACCTGGGCGAGGCCATCGGCGGCAAGGGCGAGGTCGCGATCCTCGACGGCATCCCGGTCGTGCCGATCCTGCAGCGCGTCGAGGGTTGCAAGGCCGCGCTGGAGGAATTCCCGGAAATCACCCTGGTCGACACCCAGAACGGCCGCCAGGACCGCTCGGTCGCCCTGGGCGTGGTCGAGAACATGATCCAGTCCAAGCCGAACCTCGCCGGCATCTTCTCGGTCAATGACGGCGGCGCCATGGGCGCGCTGGCGGCGATCCAGGGCTCGGGCAAGGACATCAAGCTGACCTCGGTCGACGGCGCGCCGGAAGCGGTCAAGGCGATCACCGAGGGCGGTCCCTTCATCGAGACCACCGCGCAATTCCCGCGCGACCAGGTCCGCGTCGGCCTGGCCATGGCGCTGGCGCAGAAATGGGGCGCCCGCGTGGTGCCGAAGGAAGTCCCGATCGACGTCATGGTCGTGGACAAGGAAAACGCGGCTGACTTCAGCTGGTAA
- a CDS encoding sugar ABC transporter ATP-binding protein has protein sequence MLELNAIRKSFGKIEVLHGVDLNVRAGEVHALLGENGAGKSTLMKILCGIIPPSEGTIRIEGREQRFANYDEAIAAGIGIVFQEFSLIPHLNAVENMFLAREIRGRLGLLDRKAMRARATEIMRQLGVAVALDVPISRLSVAEQQFVEIAKALSLNARILVLDEPTATLTPSEVEHLFKVMRELRRQGVAIIFISHHLEEIFEICDRITVLRDGEFIGSCAVSEVDNDRLVEMMVGRRIEQSFPPKPAASTAPLVIEAEEVQLRKSGPLSRFALRKGEILGFAGLVGSGRTETVLAMLGAGPATRCKIRIDGIEKRLSGPDEGLAHGIGLLPESRKEQGLITSFSILQNISLNNYGKYRKGPGFIDLKKELACSETAMAQVRVKAQGPLARVDTLSGGNQQKVVIARWLNHDMQVLIFDEPTRGIDVGAKAEIYALMREFTARGGAIIMISSELPEVIGMSDRVCVFRSGGIVATLSGEDINSETIMTHATTGRIDNVA, from the coding sequence ATGCTGGAACTGAACGCAATCCGAAAGAGCTTCGGCAAGATCGAGGTGCTGCACGGCGTCGACCTCAACGTCCGCGCCGGCGAGGTGCATGCGCTCCTGGGCGAGAACGGCGCCGGGAAATCGACGCTGATGAAGATCCTGTGCGGCATCATCCCGCCCAGCGAGGGCACGATCCGCATCGAGGGCCGCGAGCAGCGTTTCGCCAATTACGACGAGGCCATCGCCGCCGGCATCGGCATCGTCTTCCAGGAATTCAGCCTGATCCCGCATCTGAACGCGGTCGAGAATATGTTCCTGGCGCGCGAGATCCGCGGCCGGCTGGGCCTGCTGGACCGCAAGGCCATGCGCGCCCGCGCCACCGAGATCATGCGCCAGCTGGGCGTCGCGGTGGCCTTGGACGTGCCGATCAGCCGCCTGTCGGTCGCCGAGCAACAATTCGTCGAGATCGCCAAGGCGCTGTCGCTGAACGCGCGCATCCTGGTGCTGGACGAGCCGACCGCCACGCTGACGCCCTCCGAGGTCGAGCACCTGTTCAAGGTCATGCGCGAGCTGCGCCGGCAGGGCGTGGCGATCATCTTCATCTCGCATCACCTCGAGGAAATCTTCGAGATCTGCGACCGCATCACCGTGCTGCGTGACGGCGAATTCATCGGCTCCTGCGCGGTTTCCGAGGTCGACAATGACCGGCTGGTCGAGATGATGGTCGGCCGCCGCATCGAGCAGAGCTTCCCGCCCAAGCCCGCCGCCTCGACCGCGCCCCTGGTGATCGAGGCCGAGGAGGTGCAGCTGCGCAAATCCGGGCCCCTGTCGCGCTTCGCGTTGCGCAAGGGCGAGATCCTGGGCTTTGCCGGGCTGGTCGGCTCGGGCCGCACCGAAACCGTGCTGGCCATGCTGGGCGCCGGGCCGGCCACGCGCTGCAAGATCAGGATCGACGGCATCGAAAAGCGCCTGTCCGGTCCCGACGAGGGGCTGGCCCATGGCATCGGGCTTCTGCCGGAAAGCCGCAAGGAACAGGGACTTATCACCAGTTTCTCGATTCTGCAGAACATTTCGCTGAACAATTACGGCAAGTATCGCAAGGGTCCGGGCTTCATCGACCTGAAGAAGGAACTGGCCTGTTCGGAAACCGCCATGGCGCAGGTCCGCGTCAAGGCGCAGGGTCCGCTCGCGCGCGTCGATACGCTGTCGGGCGGCAACCAGCAAAAGGTCGTCATCGCCCGCTGGCTGAACCACGACATGCAGGTGCTGATCTTCGACGAGCCGACGCGCGGCATCGACGTCGGCGCCAAGGCCGAGATCTATGCGCTCATGCGCGAATTCACCGCGCGGGGCGGGGCGATCATCATGATCTCCTCGGAACTGCCCGAGGTGATCGGCATGTCCGACCGGGTCTGCGTGTTCCGCTCGGGCGGGATAGTCGCCACGCTCTCGGGCGAGGACATCAATTCGGAAACCATCATGACCCATGCCACGACCGGGAGGATCGACAATGTCGCATGA
- a CDS encoding ribose ABC transporter permease, translating into MSHDTNTGAAGKTTGFSPARLLHSPLALPLIGLITVSVLMGLASDNFFSLGNIMNVLRQVSVVGILAVGMSFVILTGGIDLSVGAVMALVGTLSAGLMVNTGLPAVPALLVGLLIGLGIGLANGFLVAWGRMPAIIVTLATMGMARGLGLIYSGGYPISGIPSWISWFGVGRIGFVPVPVIAMVVIYAFAWVLLQRTAFGRHVYAIGGNELAARLSGVKTRRVKLAVYAISGLTAALAAVILTGRLMSGQPNAGVGFELDAIAAVVLGGTAIAGGRGLILGTLIGAVLLGILNNGLNLIGINPYLQDVIKGGIILLAIYIGREWR; encoded by the coding sequence ATGTCGCATGACACCAATACCGGCGCGGCCGGGAAAACCACGGGCTTCTCGCCGGCAAGGCTGCTGCATTCGCCGCTGGCGCTGCCGCTGATCGGGCTCATCACCGTCTCGGTGCTGATGGGGCTGGCAAGCGACAATTTCTTCAGCCTCGGCAATATCATGAACGTGCTGCGCCAGGTCTCGGTCGTCGGCATCCTGGCCGTGGGCATGAGTTTCGTCATCCTGACCGGCGGCATCGACCTGTCGGTCGGCGCGGTCATGGCGCTGGTCGGCACGCTCAGCGCCGGGCTGATGGTCAACACCGGCCTGCCGGCGGTGCCGGCGCTGCTGGTCGGGTTGCTGATCGGCCTCGGCATCGGGCTGGCCAACGGCTTCCTGGTCGCCTGGGGTCGGATGCCGGCGATCATCGTCACGCTCGCCACCATGGGCATGGCGCGGGGCCTGGGCCTGATCTATTCCGGCGGCTACCCGATCAGCGGCATCCCCAGCTGGATTTCCTGGTTCGGCGTCGGCCGCATCGGCTTCGTGCCGGTGCCGGTGATCGCCATGGTGGTGATCTATGCCTTCGCCTGGGTGCTCTTGCAGCGCACCGCCTTCGGCCGCCACGTCTATGCCATCGGCGGCAACGAACTGGCGGCGCGGCTTTCGGGCGTCAAGACCCGGCGGGTGAAGCTGGCGGTCTATGCCATCTCGGGCCTGACCGCGGCCCTGGCGGCGGTGATCCTGACCGGCCGGCTGATGAGCGGCCAGCCCAACGCCGGCGTGGGCTTCGAGCTTGACGCCATCGCCGCCGTGGTCCTGGGCGGCACCGCCATCGCCGGCGGGCGCGGGCTGATCCTTGGCACGCTGATCGGCGCGGTGCTGCTGGGCATCCTGAACAACGGCCTGAACCTGATAGGCATCAACCCCTACCTGCAGGACGTCATCAAGGGCGGCATCATCCTGCTGGCCATCTACATCGGGCGCGAGTGGCGCTAA
- a CDS encoding SDR family oxidoreductase gives MSESLQGKVAVITGAASGIGLATTEALLAQGATVVMVDRNAEALAALTAKLGDKAIAQVTDLLDVDSCNAMIPEILEKVDHIDILYCNAGIYIGGDLTETTPEAIDRMLNLNVNAVMKNVWAVVPHMSARGTGDIVVTCSIAGHFPTYWEPVYSGSKWAITSFVQGMRRQMIPHGVRVMQVSPGPVVSALLADWPEENLRKAKESGSLIDASEVSDAVVYMLTRKRTVTIRDMLVLPTNFDRV, from the coding sequence ATGTCTGAATCGCTGCAAGGCAAGGTCGCGGTCATCACCGGCGCGGCCTCGGGGATCGGGCTTGCCACGACCGAGGCGCTGCTGGCGCAAGGTGCCACCGTGGTCATGGTGGACCGCAATGCCGAGGCGCTGGCCGCGCTGACCGCCAAGCTCGGCGACAAGGCCATCGCCCAGGTGACCGACCTGCTGGACGTGGACAGCTGCAATGCCATGATCCCCGAGATCCTGGAAAAGGTCGATCACATCGACATCCTCTACTGCAATGCCGGCATCTATATCGGCGGCGACCTGACCGAGACCACGCCCGAGGCCATCGACCGCATGTTGAACCTGAACGTCAATGCGGTGATGAAGAACGTCTGGGCCGTGGTGCCGCATATGTCGGCGCGGGGGACCGGCGACATCGTCGTCACCTGCTCGATCGCCGGCCATTTCCCGACCTATTGGGAGCCGGTCTATTCCGGCTCGAAATGGGCGATCACCAGCTTCGTGCAGGGCATGCGCCGGCAGATGATCCCGCATGGCGTGCGGGTGATGCAGGTCTCGCCCGGCCCGGTGGTCTCGGCCCTGCTGGCCGACTGGCCCGAGGAGAACCTGCGCAAGGCCAAGGAATCGGGCAGCCTGATCGACGCCTCGGAAGTGTCGGACGCGGTGGTCTACATGCTGACGCGCAAGCGCACCGTGACCATCCGCGACATGCTGGTCCTGCCGACCAATTTCGACCGCGTGTAA
- a CDS encoding FGGY-family carbohydrate kinase, with amino-acid sequence MEQYLIGVDVGTGSARAGVFDRAGNLLASARRGIDMHREGGTIAEQSSTQVWAAVCASVRECVTQAGIDPAGVTGIGFDATCSLVVRGPGEATLPVGDPAHPERDIIVWMDHRAVEQAERINAQGHEVLKYVGTRISPEMETPKLLWLAENRPEVYAAAAHFFDLTDFLTWKATGALERSACTVTCKWTYLAHERRWDESYFRQIGLSDLADDGFARIGARVVDPGTALGQGLTADAAAAMGLRPGIAVAAGLIDAHAGGVGTVAAGGDATACLGYVFGTSSCTMTTTREPAFVPGVWGPYYSAMVPGHWLNEGGQSAAGAAIDQLVQLHPATAEATALAEAAGKSLPQWLADRALELAGEASAALRLADELHVVPEFLGNRAPFADPHARAVIMGQGMETGPDSLVALYVAGICGLGYGLRQIIETQAQNGAPVRTISTSGGAGAHPLTRQLLADATGLPVEVTACPEPVLLGSAMLGAVAAGVFPDLHSAMPAMSRVATRCAPDPAYRARQDARHAAFLALQSTARQIRAAMAALPQN; translated from the coding sequence ATGGAGCAATATCTGATCGGCGTCGATGTGGGCACGGGCTCGGCCCGGGCCGGGGTGTTCGACCGGGCGGGCAATCTGCTCGCCTCGGCCAGGCGCGGCATCGACATGCACCGCGAGGGCGGCACCATCGCCGAGCAATCCAGCACCCAGGTCTGGGCCGCGGTCTGCGCCTCGGTCCGGGAATGCGTGACGCAGGCCGGGATCGACCCGGCCGGCGTCACGGGCATCGGCTTCGATGCCACCTGCTCGCTGGTCGTGCGCGGGCCGGGCGAGGCGACGCTGCCGGTTGGCGACCCCGCGCATCCGGAACGCGACATCATCGTCTGGATGGACCATCGCGCCGTCGAACAGGCCGAGCGCATCAACGCGCAGGGCCATGAGGTGCTGAAATATGTCGGCACCCGCATCTCGCCCGAGATGGAGACGCCGAAGCTGCTGTGGCTGGCCGAGAACCGGCCCGAGGTCTATGCGGCGGCGGCGCATTTCTTCGACCTGACCGATTTCCTGACCTGGAAGGCGACCGGCGCGCTGGAGCGGTCCGCCTGCACGGTGACCTGCAAGTGGACCTATCTGGCGCATGAGCGGCGCTGGGACGAAAGCTATTTCCGCCAGATCGGGCTCTCTGACCTGGCCGATGACGGTTTCGCCCGCATCGGCGCCCGCGTCGTCGATCCCGGCACCGCGCTGGGGCAGGGGCTGACGGCTGATGCAGCGGCGGCCATGGGGCTACGCCCCGGCATCGCGGTCGCGGCCGGGCTGATCGACGCCCATGCCGGCGGCGTCGGCACGGTTGCGGCCGGCGGCGATGCCACGGCCTGCCTGGGCTATGTCTTCGGCACCTCCTCCTGCACCATGACCACGACGCGCGAGCCGGCCTTCGTGCCGGGCGTCTGGGGGCCGTATTATTCCGCCATGGTGCCGGGGCATTGGCTGAACGAGGGCGGCCAGTCCGCCGCCGGCGCCGCCATCGACCAGTTGGTGCAGCTGCATCCCGCCACGGCCGAGGCGACGGCGCTGGCCGAGGCGGCGGGCAAATCGCTGCCGCAATGGCTGGCCGACCGGGCGCTCGAACTGGCGGGCGAGGCCAGCGCCGCCCTGCGGCTGGCCGACGAGCTGCATGTCGTGCCCGAGTTCCTGGGTAACCGCGCGCCCTTCGCCGACCCCCATGCCCGCGCCGTCATCATGGGGCAGGGGATGGAGACCGGGCCGGATTCGCTGGTCGCGCTTTATGTCGCCGGGATCTGCGGCCTGGGCTACGGGTTGCGGCAGATCATCGAGACCCAGGCGCAGAACGGCGCCCCGGTTCGGACGATCAGCACCAGCGGCGGCGCCGGCGCGCATCCGCTGACCCGGCAATTGCTGGCGGATGCGACCGGGCTGCCGGTCGAGGTGACGGCATGTCCCGAGCCGGTGCTGCTGGGCTCGGCCATGCTGGGCGCGGTGGCGGCGGGGGTGTTCCCCGACCTGCACAGCGCCATGCCCGCCATGTCGCGCGTCGCCACGCGCTGCGCCCCCGATCCCGCCTACCGCGCGCGGCAGGACGCGCGCCATGCCGCCTTCCTGGCGCTGCAATCCACGGCGCGGCAGATCCGCGCCGCTATGGCGGCCTTGCCGCAAAACTGA
- a CDS encoding SDR family oxidoreductase produces MQFTGKTVIITGAGKGIGRACARLMAERGAKVVALSRTQADLDSLGEEIGARGIRVDLADPAATRAAMAEAGAADYLVNSAGINVLESVLDMTEAGYDAVLGINLRAALICCQEFARARVAAGGGGAIVNITSIAGHRGFQDHLCYAASKAGLEGATRVLAKELGPHGIRVNAVAPTITLTELAAEAWSDPAKSQPMMVRHPLNRFAEAVEVAQSIALLLSDDSRMISGAVLPVDGGFLAV; encoded by the coding sequence ATGCAATTCACGGGCAAGACCGTCATCATCACCGGCGCCGGCAAGGGCATCGGCCGCGCCTGCGCCCGGCTCATGGCCGAGCGCGGCGCGAAGGTCGTGGCGCTGAGCCGCACCCAGGCCGATCTCGACAGCCTGGGCGAGGAGATCGGCGCGCGCGGCATCCGCGTCGATCTGGCCGACCCCGCCGCCACCCGCGCCGCCATGGCCGAGGCGGGGGCTGCCGACTACCTGGTCAACAGCGCCGGCATCAACGTGCTGGAAAGCGTGCTCGACATGACCGAGGCCGGCTATGATGCCGTGCTGGGCATCAACCTGCGCGCCGCGCTGATCTGCTGCCAGGAATTCGCCCGCGCCCGCGTCGCGGCGGGCGGCGGCGGCGCCATCGTCAACATCACCTCGATCGCCGGGCACCGCGGCTTCCAGGACCACCTGTGCTATGCCGCCTCGAAGGCCGGGCTGGAGGGCGCGACCCGGGTGCTGGCCAAGGAGCTGGGCCCGCATGGCATCCGCGTCAATGCCGTGGCCCCGACCATCACCCTGACCGAACTGGCCGCCGAGGCCTGGTCGGACCCGGCGAAAAGCCAGCCGATGATGGTGCGCCACCCGCTCAATCGCTTTGCCGAGGCGGTCGAGGTCGCGCAAAGCATCGCGCTGCTCTTGTCGGACGATAGCCGGATGATCTCGGGCGCGGTGCTGCCGGTGGATGGTGGGTTCCTGGCGGTCTGA
- a CDS encoding NCS1 family transporter: MSLTQDGLAPGRDRTALIEESILPTRANQRPIGMLGYAWIWVGIAVIIATYSLGATGIQGGFSLGAVALTILLANLAIGALMLLTADIGTEHGLSFAVYLRAPFGLHGTHLPAVSRGVVAAMWFGIQTYLGALALNGIGEYFLGFSNWFLWYALFAAVQVANTMLGIKSVERLAALAAPAIIAISAWMYFTLDGIAQTKGLNIWTFRAEGQASLIVLFIANMSFWSTMAIDIPNLTRFVETRTGTRSFLRRNRAIFLAQLVALPVTQAMIAGIGAVSFIATGNWNPVEVIQADAQGIALLVLLVLVVLAQWSTNNSANLIPAALTFVNLAPRVINYRLAVVIAGVVGTLCFPWQILDNLFVFLGYYGAFLSAIGGIMVADYYVIRRRRLNVPALYDPEGQYRYHRGFNPAGLIA; encoded by the coding sequence ATGTCACTGACACAAGACGGGCTCGCCCCGGGGCGCGACCGCACCGCCCTGATCGAGGAAAGCATCCTGCCCACACGGGCCAACCAGCGGCCCATCGGCATGCTGGGCTATGCCTGGATCTGGGTCGGCATCGCGGTCATCATCGCCACCTATTCGCTGGGCGCCACCGGCATCCAGGGCGGTTTCAGCCTGGGCGCGGTCGCGCTGACGATCCTGCTGGCGAACCTGGCCATCGGCGCGCTGATGCTGCTGACCGCCGACATCGGCACCGAGCACGGGCTGTCCTTCGCCGTCTACCTGCGCGCCCCCTTCGGGCTGCATGGCACGCACCTGCCCGCCGTCTCGCGCGGGGTCGTGGCGGCGATGTGGTTCGGCATCCAGACCTATCTGGGCGCGCTGGCGCTGAACGGGATCGGCGAATACTTCCTGGGCTTTTCCAACTGGTTCCTGTGGTATGCGCTCTTCGCCGCCGTGCAGGTCGCCAATACCATGCTGGGCATCAAGTCGGTCGAGCGGCTGGCCGCGCTGGCCGCCCCGGCGATCATCGCGATTTCCGCCTGGATGTATTTCACCCTGGACGGCATCGCCCAGACCAAGGGCCTGAACATCTGGACCTTCCGGGCCGAGGGCCAGGCCTCGCTGATCGTGCTCTTCATCGCCAACATGAGCTTCTGGTCCACCATGGCGATCGACATTCCGAACCTGACGCGCTTCGTCGAAACCCGGACCGGCACCCGCAGCTTTCTTCGCCGCAACCGCGCGATCTTCCTGGCGCAGCTGGTCGCGCTGCCGGTGACGCAGGCGATGATCGCCGGGATCGGCGCGGTGTCCTTCATCGCCACCGGCAACTGGAACCCGGTCGAGGTGATCCAGGCCGACGCGCAGGGCATCGCGCTGCTGGTCCTGCTGGTGCTGGTCGTGCTGGCGCAATGGTCGACCAACAACTCGGCCAACCTGATCCCCGCGGCGCTGACCTTCGTCAACCTGGCGCCGCGCGTCATCAACTATCGGCTGGCCGTGGTCATCGCGGGCGTGGTCGGCACGCTGTGCTTTCCCTGGCAGATCCTCGACAACCTTTTCGTGTTCCTGGGCTATTACGGCGCCTTCCTGTCGGCGATCGGCGGCATCATGGTCGCGGATTACTATGTCATCCGCCGGCGCCGCCTGAACGTCCCGGCGCTTTACGACCCCGAGGGGCAGTACCGCTATCACCGCGGCTTCAACCCGGCCGGGCTGATCGCCTAG
- a CDS encoding hydantoinase B/oxoprolinase family protein, with product MNQMSKITEVDPITLQVVRGAFETIAEEMGHVLYRMSFSSIIRESQDLGAGLFDTDFNTLCESESTPMHIGSIPGYLRGIAETLEDGEWYEGDAVVHNHPYHGSSHTPDLAIVVPVFFQGRLVGFAGNTAHHVDIGAATPGLIIDVPDVYAEGMLFAGTKLYRKGEPNNAMWNYIRRNSRAAGQLVADIEAQIASARLGARRFVELLEKYGEKTVFGAANQLMDYAERMTRQRISEIPDGDYTAEGWLDDDGRNRDQRLKVKVTVRVRGDEVEVDLTGSADQTPTAYNVPFEGSTKVAAYAGFRKLLLDAATSDARVPSNEGSFRPIKVTAPLGSIFNPRAPASAEARFTQCNRMIDLIIRALAPVMPEQVIAGSSASISFAAYSGVRPSGDYWVFLEVNEGAYGGRPRSDGPDSIDNLMANTRNNPLEDLAMHIPMICDRYELRDDAPPGAGEFRGGIGVVKAQRVLTPAFITHESERHTDAPWGIFGGQDGAVGRCTISNPARPGQEQEMHSKFSGLSVGADDVMTYYSPNGGGYGNPLNRAPRKVLEDVLDGFCTLKDAREVYGVAIDLEAETVDLAATEKLRRAMQRQD from the coding sequence ATGAACCAGATGAGCAAGATCACCGAGGTCGATCCGATCACGCTGCAAGTCGTCCGCGGCGCCTTCGAGACCATCGCCGAGGAAATGGGCCATGTGCTTTACCGGATGTCGTTCTCCTCGATCATCCGGGAAAGCCAGGATCTGGGCGCGGGCCTGTTCGACACCGATTTCAACACGCTCTGCGAGTCGGAATCGACGCCGATGCATATCGGCTCGATCCCCGGCTATCTGCGCGGCATCGCCGAAACGCTGGAGGACGGCGAATGGTATGAAGGCGACGCGGTCGTCCACAACCACCCCTATCACGGCTCGTCCCACACCCCCGACCTGGCCATCGTCGTGCCGGTCTTCTTCCAGGGCCGGCTGGTGGGCTTTGCCGGGAACACCGCGCACCATGTCGATATCGGCGCGGCGACGCCCGGCCTGATCATCGACGTGCCCGATGTCTATGCCGAAGGCATGCTCTTCGCCGGCACCAAGCTTTACCGCAAGGGCGAGCCGAACAACGCCATGTGGAACTATATCCGCCGCAATTCCCGCGCGGCCGGGCAGTTGGTGGCGGATATCGAGGCGCAGATCGCCTCGGCCCGGCTGGGCGCGCGCCGCTTCGTCGAACTGCTCGAGAAATACGGCGAGAAGACGGTCTTCGGCGCCGCCAACCAGCTGATGGATTACGCCGAACGCATGACCCGCCAGCGCATCAGCGAAATCCCCGATGGCGATTATACCGCCGAGGGCTGGCTGGACGACGACGGCCGCAACCGCGACCAGCGCCTGAAGGTCAAGGTGACGGTCCGCGTGCGCGGGGACGAGGTCGAGGTGGACCTGACCGGCTCGGCCGACCAGACCCCCACCGCCTACAACGTGCCCTTCGAAGGCTCGACCAAGGTGGCGGCCTATGCCGGCTTCCGCAAGCTGCTGCTGGACGCCGCGACCTCGGACGCGCGGGTGCCGTCGAACGAGGGCTCCTTTCGCCCGATCAAGGTCACGGCGCCGCTGGGGTCGATCTTCAACCCCCGCGCCCCCGCATCGGCCGAGGCCCGCTTTACCCAGTGCAACCGCATGATCGACCTGATCATCCGCGCGCTGGCCCCGGTGATGCCGGAACAGGTGATCGCCGGCTCTTCGGCCTCGATCAGCTTCGCGGCCTATTCCGGCGTGCGGCCCTCGGGCGATTACTGGGTGTTTCTCGAGGTGAACGAGGGCGCCTATGGCGGGCGGCCGCGCAGCGACGGGCCGGACAGCATCGACAACCTGATGGCCAACACCCGCAACAACCCGCTGGAAGATCTGGCGATGCATATCCCGATGATCTGCGACCGCTACGAGCTGCGCGACGACGCGCCTCCGGGTGCGGGCGAGTTCAGGGGCGGCATCGGGGTCGTCAAGGCGCAGCGGGTGCTGACGCCGGCCTTCATCACCCATGAATCCGAGCGCCACACGGATGCGCCCTGGGGCATCTTCGGCGGCCAGGACGGCGCCGTGGGACGCTGCACGATCAGCAACCCCGCCCGGCCCGGACAGGAGCAGGAGATGCATTCCAAATTCTCGGGCCTGTCGGTCGGCGCCGATGACGTGATGACCTATTACAGCCCGAACGGCGGCGGCTACGGCAACCCGCTGAACCGCGCCCCCCGCAAGGTGCTCGAGGACGTGCTGGATGGGTTCTGCACCCTGAAGGATGCCCGCGAGGTCTATGGCGTCGCCATCGACCTCGAGGCCGAGACGGTGGATCTGGCCGCCACCGAAAAGCTGCGCCGCGCGATGCAGCGCCAGGACTGA